Proteins from a single region of Apium graveolens cultivar Ventura chromosome 7, ASM990537v1, whole genome shotgun sequence:
- the LOC141671629 gene encoding secreted RxLR effector protein 161-like, with product MEAPRTPHYTAVLHILRYVKGTIFHGLYYRYNSSLELNGYSNADWGGDPITGCSTTGFRFFLGDSLISWRSKKQSLASKLSAESEYRALADTTQELIWLRWLLEDMSVTYSPTTLLYCDSKSVMDVAHNDIFHERTTHIEIDCHFTRQQVTKGMVYLRIVPSATTP from the coding sequence ATGGAAGCACCCCGTACTCCTCATTATACAGCTGTCCTTCACATACTTCGCTATGTCAAAGGAACCATATTTCATGGACTATATTATCGATACAACTCTTCCCTTGAGTTAAATGGATACTCTAATGCTGATTGGGGTGGTGATCCTATTACCGGATGTTCTACTACAGGATTCCGTTTCTTTCTTGGTGACTCCCTCATTTCTTGGCGAAGTAAGAAACAATCACTTGCCTCCAAATTAAGTGCAGAGTCAGAATATCGAGCTCTTGCAGATACAACACAAGAGTTGATTTGGCTACGATGGTTACTTGAAGATATGAGTGTAACATATTCCCCGACCACTCTTCTCTATTGCGATAGTAAAAGTGTCATGGACGTTGCTCACAATGATATTTTTCATGAGAGAACAACACATATAGAGATTGATTGTCATTTCACACGTCAACAAGTTACAAAAGGCATGGTTTATCTTCGTATTGTACCTAGTgccactacgccatag
- the LOC141671630 gene encoding uncharacterized protein LOC141671630: MAPIRRNLTLSEDLTSEIQLRHAITTQTDQIFINSVYVSKREHIFALLNVDSRQIVAYPKVPCFRVLGFGYDEVDHDFKVVRLVEVEKLNSFYAKVYSTNRNEWRKVADPIDLPTCYFDVCFNGFLCGTSCHEGDGIIPRIEEYRMVAFDLNKEVLNCAIRLPFVCDDDHIKPRIIKFNTSIVVIVLMDDMLNRNSKIKMWMLDDDACLGGLGVEATWTPMFITSTIAMPSYIVKRP, encoded by the exons ATGGCGCCAATCAGACGCAATCTGACACTTTCGGAGGATCTGACAAGTGAGATTCAG CTCCGTCATGCAATCACAACCCAAACTGATCAAATTTTTATCAACAGCGTCTATGTATCGAAAAGAGAACATATATTTGCTCTCCTCAACGTCGACTCTCGTCAAATTGTGGCTTATCCTAAGGTTCCGTGTTTCAGAG TTTTGGGGTTTGGTTATGATGAAGTAGATCATGACTTTAAGGTTGTTAGGCTTGTTGAGGTTGAAAAGTTGAATTCCTTTTATGCTAAGGTGTATTCAACCAATAGGAATGAATGGCGAAAGGTGGCTGATCCGATTGACCTTCCTACCTGTTATTTTGATGTTTGTTTTAACGGATTCTTGTGTGGTACTTCCTGCCATGAAGGGGATGGGATCATACCTCGAATTGAAGAATATCGAATGGTGGCATTTGATTTGAACAAGGAGGTGCTAAATTGTGCTATTAGGCTCCCTTTTGTTTGTGATGATGACCATATTAAACCTCGTATTATCAAGTTTAATACGTCTATTGTTGTTATTGTATTGATGGATGATATGTTGAATAGGAATAGCAAGATTAAAATGTGGATGTTGGATGATGATGCATGCCTTGGTGGGTTGGGAGTCGAGGCAACGTGGACACCTATGTTTATTACTAGTACTATAGCTATGCCGTCATATATTGTAAAACGCCCCTGA
- the LOC141671624 gene encoding F-box/kelch-repeat protein At3g23880-like, producing MAAIRPNPTLPKDLISEILVRVPVKSLLCCQLVCKAWLSLIKCPTFVKSQLLHAITTETDQTLIISRYKLFNKRLFSLLHANSREIVADLKFPYSQGDFNTRVVGSANGIVCFVVIDDFPVPKTSTYLWNPAIRQFKLVPSYTIELDCVELQARSYDGFGYDPIDHDYKVVRVVSWLSWSSMQRFLSTEVYSANNNVWRKVPDPIDIPLTGEFDVCVNGYLCGIGGYGVMSFDLNKEVSNSAIKLPVICHHVCDKARIIEYKKSVAIVILVNALNNDKTDRRFDKKLTKKINMWSLDDDACLRGGGVEASWTIMLSIDFVMPVELFLGYFCNGDLDY from the coding sequence ATGGCAGCGATTAGACCTAATCCGACACTTCCGAAGGATCTAATAAGTGAGATCTTGGTACGCGTACCAGTAAAATCATTACTGTGTTGCCAATTAGTCTGCAAGGCCTGGTTATCACTAATTAAATGCCCTACTTTCGTAAAATCTCAGCTTCTTCACGCAATTACAACCGAAACTGATCAAACTCTTATCATCAGCCGCTATAAGCTTTTCAACAAGAGGCTTTTTTCACTCCTGCACGCCAATTCTCGTGAAATTGTGGCTGATCTTAAGTTTCCGTATTCCCAAGGTGACTTTAATACTAGAGTTGTTGGTTCGGCTAATGGTATTGTTTGTTTTGTTGTTATTGATGATTTTCCTGTACCCAAAACTAGTACTTATCTCTGGAATCCTGCTATTAGACAATTCAAACTTGTTCCCTCATATACTATTGAACTTGATTGTGTAGAACTTCAGGCACGTAGTTATGACGGGTTTGGTTATGACCCGATAGATCATGATTATAAGGTTGTTAGGGTTGTATCATGGCTTTCTTGGTCTAGTATGCAGCGATTTTTGTCTACTGAGGTGTATTCTGCTAATAACAATGTTTGGAGGAAGGTGCCTGATCCAATTGACATTCCTTTGACAGGTGAGTTTGATGTGTGCGTTAATGGATACTTGTGTGGTATTGGAGGATATGGTGTGATGTCTTTTGATTTGAACAAGGAGGTATCCAATTCTGCTATTAAGCTCCCTGTTATTTGTCATCATGTTTGTGATAAAGCTCGTATTATTGAGTATAAGAAGTCTGTTGCTATTGTTATACTGGTAAATGCATTGAATAATGACAAGACTGATCGGAGATTTGATAAGAAGTTGACCAAGAAGATTAACATGTGGAGCTTGGATGATGATGCATGCCTTCGTGGTGGTGGAGTTGAGGCATCATGGACCATAATGCTTAGTATTGATTTTGTCATGCCAGTAGAACTTTTTCTTGGATACTTTTGTAATGGGGATCTCGATTACTAA
- the LOC141671628 gene encoding putative F-box protein At1g47790 produces MAEIRPNPTLSDDLINEILLRVPVKSLLCFQLVCKTWLSLINDPAFVKAQLLRANTVETDQVLIMNRFQRCEGDKISLLHIDSRQILADLKFPFECSQDAFWRIVGSANGIVCVAVDIHIYFWNPATRQSKLIPSYIGTCNELYGETLGFGYDPISHDFKVVRLALPPSVEVYSANKNVWRKVPDPIDDTPVHAKFDVCVNGFLCGIGCFGMVVFDLNKEVLNCAIKLPVHNYCYDCIIKFKNSIAFIIILNGLNDDDDDTDPRLCEKISMWSLDDDACLRDGGVEPSWTIMFSIDFFNPDVFLELYLGYFNNGDLLLLIETDGYKWISCNADRKEAKIFPLSVDMANHFYRRGDFFEYRESLVSLAGFKKVN; encoded by the coding sequence ATGGCGGAGATTAGACCAAATCCAACACTTTCGGATGATCTAATCAACGAGATTCTGTTACGCGTACCAGTGAAATCATTACTATGTTTCCAGTTAGTCTGCAAGACCTGGTTATCCCTCATTAATGACCCTGCTTTCGTCAAAGCTCAACTCCTTCGTGCCAACACAGTCGAAACTGATCAAGTTCTTATCATGAACCGTTTTCAACGTTGTGAAGGTGATAAAATTTCTCTCCTTCACATTGATTCTCGTCAAATTCTGGCTGATCTTAAGTTTCCATTTGAATGTTCACAAGATGCGTTTTGGAGAATTGTTGGTTCTGCTAATGGTATTGTTTGTGTTGCTGTTGATATCCATATTTATTTTTGGAATCCTGCTACTAGACAATCCAAACTTATTCCGTCTTATATTGGTACATGTAATGAGCTTTATGGAGAAACTCTAGGTTTTGGTTATGATCCGATTAGTCATGATTTTAAGGTTGTTAGGCTTGCATTGCCTCCTTCTGTTGAGGTGTATTCTGCTAATAAAAATGTTTGGCGAAAGGTGCCTGATCCAATTGACGACACTCCTGTTCATGCAAAATTTGATGTATGTGTTAACGGATTCTTGTGTGGTATTGGATGCTTTGGTATGGTGGTGTTTGATTTGAACAAGGAGGTGCTGAATTGTGCTATTAAGCTCCCTGTTCATAATTATTGCTATGATTGCATTATCAAGTTTAAGAATTCTATTGcttttattataatattaaatggattgaatgatgatgatgatgacacTGATCCGAGATTGTGTGAGAAAATTAGCATGTGGAGCTTAGATGATGATGCCTGCCTTCGTGATGGTGGAGTTGAGCCATCATGGACAATAATGTTTAGTATTGATTTTTTCAATCCAGATGTTTTTCTTGAGCTTTATCTGGGCTACTTCAACAACGGGGATCTACTACTACTAATAGAAACTGATGGTTATAAATGGATTTCATGTAATGCCGACAGGAAAGAGGCCAAGATTTTCCCACTTTCGGTTGATATGGCTAATCACTTTTACCGTCGTGGTGATTTTTTTGAGTATAGGGAGAGTTTAGTTTCACTCGCAGGATTTAAAAAAGTAAACTGA
- the LOC141671627 gene encoding uncharacterized protein LOC141671627 produces MANMMAQPQIPKLTATNYGNWSIQIKVLLGSYDNWDIVKSGYNEPTDIAAEAALTNAEKMILKETRKRIKRPYIQLFKSKDLPTISIDELVGSLQVHEQRMNHYDDTSDLEKALQSKVSIGDSSGSSGSVRGIGRFRGGYQGGRGRGRQSFNRGQNSEGFRSSGRGQNFRGRGRGGFQRGDKSHFQCYNCNKFDHFSYECKAPKVEERSHFAATKEDKDIGTAMFLTYKGDEESKKNVWYLDSGSSNHMTGHKDLFTEIDETISREVTFGDSSKIPVKGKGTITIVSKNDEKNI; encoded by the exons ATGGCAAATATGATGGCTCAACCACAAATCCCGAAATTGACGGCAACAAATTACGGGAACTGGAGCATACAAATAAAGGTGTTACTCGGTTCCTACGACAATTGGGATATTGTTAAAAGCGGATATAACGAGCCCACAGATATAGCCGCTGAAGCAGCCCTTACAAATGCGGAGAAGATGATTTTGAAAGAGACCCGAAAAAGGATAAAAAGGCCTTATATACAATTATTCAAG TCAAAAGATTTGCCAACAATTTCGATTGACGAGCTGGTTGGTTCACTTCAAGTGCATGAGCAGCGAATGAACCATTATGATGATACAAGCGACTTGGAAAAGGCGTTGCAAAGTAAGGTGTCCATTGGTGATAGTTCTGGGAGTAGCGGTTCTGTACGTGGCATAGGTAGGTTTAGAGGTGGCTACCAAGGTGGACGAGGACGTGGAAGGCAGTCTTTCAACCGAGGCCAGAATTCTGAAGGTTTTCGATCATCTGGCCGTGGTCAGAATTTTAGAGGCCGAGGAAGAGGTGGATTTCAACGAGGTGACAAATCTCATTTTCAATGTTATAATTGTAATAAGTTTGATCACTTCAGTTATGAGTGTAAAGCACCGAAAGTGGAAGAAAGGAGTCACTTTGCTGCAACAAAAGAAGATAAAGACATTGGCACTGCTATGTTCCTCACTTATAAAGGAGACGAGGAGAGCAagaagaatgtttggtatcttgatTCAGGGTCCAGCAATCACATGACTGGCCATAAAGATTTATTTACGGAGATAGACGAGACCATTAGCAGAGAAGTTACTTTTGGTGATTCATCAAAGATACCGGTCAAAGGAAAAGGTACAATTACGATTGTGTCAAAAAATGATGagaaaaatatataa